Proteins found in one Strix aluco isolate bStrAlu1 chromosome 29, bStrAlu1.hap1, whole genome shotgun sequence genomic segment:
- the MOB3A gene encoding MOB kinase activator 3A, whose translation MSHALKQVFNKDKTFRPKRKFEPGTQRFELHKKAQASLNAGLDLKVAVQLPPGEEQNDWVAVHVVDFFNRINLIYGTISDYCTEQSCPVMSGGPKYEYRWQDEHKYRKPTALSAPQYMNLLMDWIEVQINNEDIFPTNVGTPFPKNFLPVVKKILSRLFRVFVHVYIHHFDRITQMGSEAHVNTCYKHFYYFVKEFNLIDTKELEPLKEMTSRMCH comes from the exons atgtcccATGCTTTAAAGCAAGTGTTCAATAAAGACAAAACCTTCCGGCCCAAGCGCAAGTTTGAGCCAGGGACTCAGCGGTTTGAGCTGCACAAGAAGGCTCAAGCCTCACTCAACGCTGGCCTGGACTTGAAAGTCGCCGTCCAGCTGCCGCCAGGAGAGGAGCAGAACGACTGGGTGGCCGTGCACGTGGTGGACTTCTTCAACCGCATCAACCTGATCTACGGCACCATCAGTGACTATTGCACGGAGCAGTCCTGCCCCGTCATGTCGGGGGGGCCCAAGTACGAGTACCGATGGCAGGACGAGCACAAGTACCGGAAACCCACAGCCCTGTCTGCTCCCCAGTACATGAACCTCCTGATGGACTGGATTGAGGTACAGATCAACAACGAGGACATCTTCCCCACTAATGTCG GTACTCCCTTCCCCAAGAACTTCCTCCCGGTGGTGAAGAAGATTCTCTCCAGGCTCTTCCGGGTCTTTGTCCATGTCTACATCCACCATTTCGACAGGATCACCCAGATGGGGTCGGAAGCCCACGTGAACACCTGCTACAAGCACTTTTACTACTTTGTGAAAGAATTCAATCTCATAGACACCAAGGAGCTGGAACCACTG AAGGAAATGACCTCCCGGATGTGCCACTGA